The proteins below are encoded in one region of Segatella copri:
- a CDS encoding DUF5606 family protein, whose protein sequence is METILSIAGKPGLYKLVSRGNRNLIVETLDETHKRIPAFATDRVTSLGDIAMYTDADEVPLWEVLDSVSKKEEGKPSTFNYKKAPVAELHAYFAEVLPNYDRDRVHDSDIKKLLQWYNILAKYGITDFKATLAPTEGENVDDRAEQTAE, encoded by the coding sequence ATGGAAACAATCCTTTCAATTGCAGGCAAACCAGGCCTTTATAAATTGGTATCAAGAGGTAACAGAAACCTCATCGTAGAAACACTCGATGAGACTCACAAGCGTATCCCAGCTTTCGCTACCGACCGCGTAACAAGCCTTGGTGACATCGCTATGTATACAGACGCTGATGAGGTGCCACTCTGGGAAGTGCTCGACAGCGTAAGCAAGAAGGAAGAGGGCAAGCCTAGCACTTTCAACTACAAGAAGGCGCCTGTTGCTGAGCTCCACGCTTATTTTGCTGAGGTTCTTCCTAACTACGATCGCGACCGTGTTCACGACAGCGATATCAAGAAGCTCCTCCAGTGGTACAACATTCTCGCTAAGTACGGCATCACCGATTTCAAGGCTACCCTCGCTCCTACAGAGGGTGAGAACGTAGATGATCGTGCTGAGCAAACTGCTGAATAA
- the coaE gene encoding dephospho-CoA kinase (Dephospho-CoA kinase (CoaE) performs the final step in coenzyme A biosynthesis.), producing MKIAITGGIGSGKSYVCRILEKQGIRVYDCDAEAKRLMRTDARLQASLKKLVGEQVYSAEGVLQKPVLAQFLLAGEANKQAVNDVVHPAVARDFEQSSYEWMESAILFDSGFYRRIHLDFVVCVTAPVPVRIQRIMQRDHIPAEKAQQWIDAVMPQEELAARSDFEIVNDGEQDIEAQVRKLLDIINNKE from the coding sequence ATGAAGATAGCGATAACGGGCGGTATAGGTAGCGGAAAGAGCTATGTGTGCCGGATATTGGAGAAACAGGGCATCCGGGTTTACGACTGCGATGCTGAGGCTAAGCGGCTCATGCGTACCGATGCCCGCTTGCAGGCTAGCTTGAAGAAGTTGGTGGGCGAGCAGGTTTACAGCGCAGAGGGCGTTTTGCAGAAGCCCGTGCTGGCTCAGTTTCTGCTGGCTGGCGAGGCTAACAAGCAGGCTGTCAACGATGTGGTTCATCCGGCTGTGGCGCGCGATTTCGAGCAGAGCAGCTATGAGTGGATGGAGAGTGCCATCCTCTTCGATAGCGGTTTCTACCGCCGTATCCACCTCGATTTCGTGGTCTGCGTAACGGCTCCCGTACCGGTCCGCATCCAGCGCATCATGCAGCGCGACCATATCCCGGCAGAGAAGGCGCAGCAGTGGATAGATGCCGTCATGCCGCAGGAAGAACTTGCAGCCCGCTCCGATTTCGAAATCGTGAACGATGGCGAGCAGGATATCGAAGCACAGGTAAGGAAATTATTGGATATCATTAATAATAAAGAATAA
- a CDS encoding CdaR family protein, whose product MHSIKSILKAVRNFLFSGLNKEFLIFLFFLALSGIFWLMMTLNETTEREFNIPVQLTGVPRNAVITGELPDTVHITVRDKGFTLVTYAYGGKIHPLTFRFANYADEETGTGQIPMADVQKQVASQLYGSTKLISIKPAKYDFFFTYGSSKRVPVVFRGKITTSKSYYLAHTEFLPSTVTVYANKKQLDELESVEIEPFNMRNLQDTIHRNVPIKKIRGMKIVPQMVRLAVYPDVLTEESVDVPVTAINMPDNMVLRTFPSKVAVRFTIGASLFRTIKPSQFKVVVDYNDLANNPSDKCKLQLRSVPRSVSKAHLDLETVDYLLEQQ is encoded by the coding sequence ATGCATAGTATCAAGAGCATATTAAAAGCTGTCAGAAACTTCCTGTTCAGTGGTCTGAATAAGGAGTTTCTGATTTTTTTGTTCTTTCTCGCTCTCAGCGGCATCTTCTGGCTGATGATGACGCTCAATGAGACTACCGAGAGAGAATTCAATATTCCTGTGCAGTTAACGGGCGTGCCCCGCAATGCGGTGATAACCGGCGAACTCCCTGATACCGTGCATATTACGGTGCGCGATAAGGGATTCACACTCGTTACCTATGCTTACGGAGGCAAGATTCATCCGCTCACATTCCGGTTTGCCAATTATGCCGACGAGGAAACGGGAACGGGACAGATTCCGATGGCTGATGTGCAGAAACAGGTGGCATCCCAGCTCTATGGCTCTACCAAACTGATCTCCATCAAGCCGGCAAAATACGATTTCTTCTTCACCTACGGCTCTTCCAAGCGAGTGCCTGTGGTGTTCAGAGGTAAGATTACAACCAGCAAGAGCTATTATCTGGCACATACCGAATTCCTGCCGTCTACGGTTACGGTTTATGCCAACAAGAAGCAGCTCGATGAGTTGGAATCGGTAGAAATCGAGCCGTTCAACATGCGCAACCTGCAGGATACCATTCATCGCAACGTACCTATCAAGAAGATACGTGGCATGAAGATTGTGCCTCAGATGGTGCGTCTGGCGGTATATCCTGATGTGCTTACCGAAGAGTCGGTCGATGTGCCTGTTACGGCCATCAACATGCCTGATAACATGGTGCTCCGTACCTTCCCTTCTAAAGTGGCGGTAAGATTCACCATCGGAGCCAGCCTCTTCAGAACCATCAAGCCGAGCCAGTTTAAGGTGGTAGTAGATTATAACGATCTGGCTAACAACCCTTCTGACAAGTGCAAACTCCAGTTGCGCAGCGTGCCGCGCTCGGTGAGCAAGGCGCATCTCGACCTGGAAACGGTAGATTATCTGCTGGAACAGCAATGA
- the yajC gene encoding preprotein translocase subunit YajC, producing the protein MTNLVLQAAAGGSSMTFLIMMVAIFAIMWFFMIRPQQKKQKEIRKFQNALAEGTKVVTGGGVYGTVKRVDLEANTVDVEIARGVVITVAKGYVFADAASQTPNA; encoded by the coding sequence ATGACAAATTTAGTATTGCAAGCAGCTGCCGGTGGTAGCAGCATGACTTTTCTCATCATGATGGTAGCTATTTTCGCTATCATGTGGTTCTTTATGATCCGTCCTCAGCAGAAGAAGCAGAAGGAAATCCGCAAGTTCCAGAATGCTTTGGCAGAGGGTACCAAGGTGGTTACAGGCGGCGGTGTTTATGGCACTGTTAAGCGTGTTGACCTCGAGGCTAATACCGTTGATGTTGAGATAGCTCGTGGCGTGGTAATCACTGTAGCTAAGGGCTACGTGTTTGCTGATGCAGCTAGTCAGACACCTAATGCATAG
- the nusB gene encoding transcription antitermination factor NusB, producing the protein MINRDLIRRKIVQLTYAYYQNSDHNMENAEKELMFSLSKSYDLYNYMLQLIVAITQEARKRYDVDVARAKREGEQEPSPRFAFNKFALQLEENKMLLEWIDVKHSNWDEDIEMVRKVYTAITSSDLYADYISGAIDEELADLDEYSRDREVWRRIYKQFIQNNEDLDAFLEEKSLYWNDDKDIIDTFVLKTIKRFDPEAKAKQELLPEYKDAEDREFARKLFRATILNCDTYQRYMSEALRNWDFSRLAYMDVIIMQIAIAEVMNFPGIPATVTINEYVELAKAYSTPRSGGYVNGMLDSICRELISRNLIQKEMPERKQHQHAQHGEHAGKQRPDNQHPAGRRPRIHRAPGEGE; encoded by the coding sequence ATGATTAATAGGGATTTGATAAGACGTAAGATTGTGCAGTTAACCTACGCATACTATCAAAACAGCGATCATAACATGGAGAACGCTGAGAAGGAGCTGATGTTTAGTCTCTCCAAGTCATACGATTTGTACAACTACATGTTGCAGCTCATCGTTGCCATCACCCAGGAGGCACGCAAGCGCTACGATGTAGATGTAGCTCGTGCCAAGAGAGAGGGGGAGCAGGAACCTTCACCACGTTTCGCATTCAATAAGTTCGCTCTGCAGCTCGAAGAGAACAAGATGCTGCTCGAATGGATAGATGTTAAGCATTCCAACTGGGATGAGGATATCGAAATGGTGCGCAAAGTGTATACTGCTATTACGTCTAGTGATCTCTATGCTGATTATATCAGCGGTGCTATTGATGAGGAACTCGCCGATCTCGACGAGTACAGCCGCGACCGTGAGGTATGGCGCCGTATCTACAAGCAGTTCATTCAGAACAATGAAGATCTTGATGCATTCCTCGAGGAGAAGAGCCTCTACTGGAACGATGACAAGGATATCATAGATACTTTCGTATTGAAGACTATCAAGCGTTTCGACCCGGAAGCTAAGGCCAAGCAGGAATTGCTGCCGGAATATAAGGATGCTGAAGACAGAGAGTTTGCACGCAAGCTCTTCCGTGCTACCATCCTCAACTGCGATACCTACCAGCGCTATATGAGCGAGGCTTTGCGCAACTGGGATTTCTCACGTCTTGCCTATATGGATGTGATTATCATGCAGATTGCCATCGCCGAGGTGATGAACTTCCCTGGCATCCCGGCTACCGTCACTATCAACGAGTATGTAGAACTTGCCAAGGCATACAGCACTCCTCGAAGCGGCGGTTATGTTAACGGTATGCTCGACAGCATCTGCCGCGAGCTCATCAGCCGCAACCTCATCCAGAAGGAGATGCCTGAGCGCAAGCAGCATCAGCATGCACAGCACGGCGAACATGCCGGCAAACAGCGCCCAGACAACCAGCACCCAGCCGGCCGTCGTCCGCGCATTCACCGCGCTCCGGGCGAGGGTGAGTAA
- a CDS encoding 50S ribosomal protein L25/general stress protein Ctc → MKEINVTGQKRTDLGKKASKTLRKEGLIPCNLYGEKKGENGAPEALSFAVPFAELRKIIYTPHVYVINLIIDGESHTAIMKEIQFHPTTDAPLHVDFYEVNDKKPITIGIPVKLTGLAQGVRDGGRMNLSIRKINVTAPYQVIPEHLDIDVTELKIGKSIKVGDLSFEGLELATSKAVVVCSIKMTRNAQLAAQTAEEEEA, encoded by the coding sequence ATGAAAGAGATTAATGTAACAGGTCAGAAGCGTACAGACCTTGGCAAGAAAGCTTCTAAGACATTGCGTAAGGAAGGTTTGATTCCATGTAACCTTTATGGTGAGAAGAAGGGCGAGAACGGTGCTCCTGAGGCTTTGTCATTCGCAGTTCCATTCGCTGAGTTGCGTAAAATCATCTACACTCCTCATGTATACGTTATCAACCTCATCATCGACGGTGAGAGCCACACAGCTATCATGAAGGAGATCCAGTTCCACCCAACAACAGACGCTCCTCTGCACGTTGACTTCTACGAGGTTAACGACAAGAAGCCTATCACTATCGGTATTCCAGTTAAGTTGACAGGTCTTGCACAGGGTGTACGTGATGGTGGTCGTATGAACCTCTCTATCCGTAAGATCAACGTTACAGCTCCTTACCAGGTTATCCCTGAGCACCTCGATATCGACGTTACAGAGTTGAAGATCGGTAAGAGCATCAAGGTAGGTGACCTCTCATTCGAGGGTCTCGAGTTGGCTACAAGCAAGGCTGTTGTAGTTTGCTCTATCAAGATGACACGTAACGCTCAGCTCGCAGCTCAGACTGCTGAGGAAGAAGAGGCTTAA
- the pth gene encoding aminoacyl-tRNA hydrolase produces MDKYLICGLGNPGDEYAGTRHNTGFMVLDAFAKASNIHFEDKRYGFVAETTLKGRKIFLLKPTTFMNLSGNAVRYWLNQEKIDQSRLLVISDELALPLGAFRLKANGSNGGHNGLGHIQQLIGQNYARLRMGIGNDYPRGGQIDWVLGKYTEEDMKQLQPAIDLGVEIIKSFVLAGIDITMNQYNKLGKK; encoded by the coding sequence TTGGATAAATATTTGATTTGTGGGCTTGGTAACCCTGGCGATGAATACGCCGGCACCAGGCACAACACAGGATTTATGGTATTGGACGCTTTTGCTAAAGCGTCCAATATTCATTTTGAGGATAAGCGATATGGCTTCGTAGCCGAGACTACGCTCAAGGGAAGAAAGATTTTCCTGCTCAAACCTACCACATTCATGAACCTCAGCGGTAATGCGGTAAGATATTGGCTGAATCAGGAAAAGATTGACCAGAGCCGACTGCTCGTTATCAGCGATGAGCTAGCCCTGCCTCTGGGTGCTTTCCGACTGAAGGCGAACGGCAGCAACGGTGGCCATAACGGATTGGGACATATCCAGCAGCTTATCGGTCAGAACTATGCCCGCCTGCGCATGGGCATCGGCAACGATTATCCGCGTGGCGGCCAGATAGACTGGGTGCTGGGCAAATATACTGAGGAAGACATGAAGCAGCTGCAGCCGGCCATCGACCTGGGTGTAGAGATTATCAAGAGCTTCGTATTGGCTGGTATCGACATCACCATGAACCAATACAATAAGCTAGGAAAGAAGTAA
- a CDS encoding RNA-binding S4 domain-containing protein, whose product MKESARIDKWLWAARIYKTRSIAADACKNGRVMVGGVTRKPSFIIKRGDVVSVKKAPITYSFEVLDCIEQRVGAKMLYGVYKNVTDPKQYELLEMSRISGFVDRARGTGRPTKKERRALDAFVDPAMFGFDEEDWDEDEE is encoded by the coding sequence ATGAAAGAATCAGCAAGAATAGACAAGTGGCTCTGGGCTGCCCGCATTTACAAGACCCGCAGCATTGCTGCCGATGCCTGTAAGAATGGCCGCGTCATGGTGGGAGGCGTAACGAGAAAGCCTTCCTTCATCATCAAGCGTGGCGATGTGGTGAGCGTAAAGAAAGCCCCTATCACCTACTCTTTCGAGGTTCTCGACTGCATAGAGCAGCGCGTAGGCGCCAAGATGCTGTATGGTGTCTATAAAAACGTAACCGACCCTAAGCAATACGAGCTCCTGGAGATGAGCCGCATCAGCGGATTCGTAGACAGAGCAAGAGGCACTGGTCGCCCAACAAAGAAGGAACGCCGAGCCCTGGACGCCTTCGTAGATCCCGCCATGTTTGGATTTGACGAAGAAGACTGGGACGAGGATGAAGAATAA
- a CDS encoding porin family protein, whose translation MKKLFVMAAMVLSSVGAFAQYNAGDVTIQPKVGLNVSSLTEDDAEYKAGFVGGAELEYHVSPMFGISGGLLYSMQGAKIKDTDVKVKMDYLNIPILANVYVAPGLALKAGIQPAFNLSNKVSVDGVTVDYDKYAPEGAEVKSFDFSVPVGISYEYMNVCLDARYNIGVTKIADFDDAGCNSVFQITLGYKFAL comes from the coding sequence ATGAAAAAATTATTCGTTATGGCAGCTATGGTGCTGTCTTCAGTAGGTGCTTTCGCACAGTACAATGCAGGTGATGTTACAATTCAGCCTAAGGTAGGTTTGAACGTTTCATCTCTTACAGAGGATGATGCAGAATACAAAGCAGGCTTCGTTGGAGGTGCAGAGTTGGAGTATCATGTATCACCAATGTTTGGTATCAGCGGTGGTCTTCTCTACTCTATGCAGGGTGCAAAGATAAAAGACACAGATGTAAAGGTAAAGATGGATTATCTTAATATCCCTATTCTTGCCAACGTTTATGTAGCTCCAGGTCTTGCTTTAAAGGCAGGTATCCAGCCAGCATTTAATCTTAGCAACAAGGTTAGTGTTGATGGCGTTACTGTAGATTACGATAAATATGCACCAGAGGGAGCAGAAGTAAAGTCTTTTGATTTCTCTGTTCCTGTAGGCATCTCTTACGAGTATATGAACGTTTGCTTAGATGCTCGTTACAATATTGGTGTAACAAAGATTGCAGACTTTGACGATGCAGGTTGCAACTCTGTATTCCAGATTACATTGGGTTACAAGTTCGCTCTCTAA
- a CDS encoding TonB-dependent receptor: MKKSILTMLLLLMAIASFAQQRLISGQITDRDTKEAIEQVTVQLLKSDSTYVAGAISNEHGLFHVTAPANGKYLLKISSVGYKSTVKRIQISDNKDLAMGKIVLGAEAIMLKGAVVTAMAQKVTLKEDTFVYNSSAYRTPEGSVVEELVKRLPGAEVSDDGTIKINGKEVKKILVDGKEFMTGDTKTALKNLPTSIIEKIKAYDEKSDLSKVTGIDDGEEQTVLDFGVKKGMNKGLISNIDLGVGNKSRYNMRGMGGYFSDNNRFMLFANANNTSDRGFGGGPGRGFWGGANGLNASKMIAANYNYELKDKFKFNTSLRWNHSDGDIWSRRSSENFMGSSSSFSNSLSQSFSRSNSWNGNIRLEWMPDSMTNILFRPSISWNTSDGRNTGLSAQFNDDPYEYVDDPLQDAFLKDLSTGESKSKLNELQKLVNSQENSGLSYSDNNNMKGMLQYNRKLNSQGRNITFRADAKYTDKDSKSISLKNTRYYLAELEQGKNASDINRYNLTPSKDYSYAGQVTYSEPLWKATFLQFSYKFTYSYSKSDRSTYRFDDYSFDGITPVYRTWGSYLDRVGNNWEDTKDDDLSKYSEYKNYTHDIQVMMRFIRNKYNLNFGVMIQPQRSNFIYDYMGNHTDTVRTVTNFSPTLDFRYRFSKMSNLRINYRGTTSQPSISQLLNVVDDSDPLNISKGNPGLKPSFTQNFRLFYNNFVQNHNKGVMTFVNFSTTRNSISNKVEYDEKTGGRTTTPENINGNWNVMGAFMFNCSIDSAGVWNINTGAHANYNNYVSYLSVDQNSSSLKNTTRSLTWRQNLSLSYRNDWAEFSLDGTLTYNKAKNKLQPTSNLNTWQFSYGPSMTLTAPWGTSLNSSLSISSRRGYSDSSMNTDEFVWNAQLSQGFLKGKPLTIMLQFYDILRQQSTFSRAISATSRTDTEYNAINSYAMLHVIYRLNLFGGKDARRGGPEGPGGPGGRPNFHGRPFNGGFGGGRPGGRMF, from the coding sequence ATGAAAAAATCGATTCTGACGATGCTGCTGCTGTTGATGGCAATAGCATCCTTTGCTCAACAGCGACTGATATCCGGTCAGATTACCGACCGCGATACCAAGGAGGCCATTGAGCAGGTAACTGTTCAATTGCTTAAGAGCGACAGCACGTATGTGGCTGGTGCCATCAGTAATGAGCATGGACTCTTTCATGTCACCGCTCCGGCAAATGGCAAGTATCTCCTCAAGATTTCGAGCGTAGGATACAAGTCTACCGTGAAGCGTATCCAAATTTCTGATAACAAGGATCTGGCTATGGGTAAGATTGTGCTGGGTGCTGAGGCTATCATGCTGAAAGGTGCAGTGGTAACAGCTATGGCTCAGAAGGTAACTCTGAAGGAGGATACTTTCGTGTACAATTCTTCTGCCTATCGCACACCGGAAGGCTCGGTAGTAGAGGAACTCGTAAAGCGTCTGCCGGGTGCAGAGGTGAGCGATGACGGTACTATCAAGATCAATGGTAAGGAAGTAAAGAAGATTCTCGTAGATGGCAAAGAGTTTATGACGGGCGATACCAAGACTGCCCTGAAGAACCTGCCTACCAGCATCATCGAGAAAATCAAGGCATACGATGAGAAGAGTGATCTCTCTAAGGTGACCGGTATTGATGATGGCGAGGAGCAGACCGTGCTCGACTTCGGTGTGAAGAAGGGTATGAACAAGGGTTTGATTTCCAATATCGACCTGGGTGTGGGCAACAAGAGCCGCTACAATATGCGTGGCATGGGAGGTTATTTCAGTGATAACAACCGATTCATGCTCTTTGCCAATGCCAATAACACCAGCGACCGTGGTTTCGGAGGCGGTCCTGGCAGAGGATTCTGGGGCGGTGCCAACGGTTTGAATGCCAGCAAGATGATTGCTGCCAACTATAATTATGAACTGAAAGATAAATTCAAGTTCAATACTTCACTTCGCTGGAATCACAGCGATGGTGATATTTGGAGCCGTCGTTCCAGCGAGAACTTCATGGGTAGCAGCAGCTCTTTCAGCAATAGCCTGAGCCAGAGTTTCTCCCGCAGCAACAGCTGGAATGGTAACATCCGATTGGAGTGGATGCCTGATTCCATGACCAATATCCTCTTCCGTCCTTCCATCTCCTGGAATACCAGCGACGGCAGAAATACCGGATTGTCTGCCCAGTTTAATGACGATCCTTACGAGTATGTAGATGATCCGCTTCAGGATGCTTTCCTGAAAGACCTCTCTACGGGTGAAAGCAAGAGTAAACTGAATGAACTCCAGAAACTGGTCAACAGCCAGGAAAACAGCGGCTTGAGCTATTCAGATAATAACAATATGAAAGGTATGCTGCAGTATAACCGCAAGCTGAACTCCCAGGGCCGTAATATCACGTTCCGTGCCGATGCCAAGTATACAGATAAGGACAGCAAGAGCATCTCGCTCAAGAATACCCGCTATTATCTTGCGGAATTGGAACAGGGCAAAAACGCATCAGATATCAACCGTTATAACCTGACACCTTCCAAGGATTACAGCTATGCGGGTCAGGTTACCTATAGTGAACCGCTCTGGAAGGCTACCTTCCTGCAGTTCAGCTATAAGTTTACTTACAGCTATTCCAAGAGTGATCGCAGCACCTACCGTTTTGATGATTATTCCTTTGATGGCATCACTCCTGTTTACCGCACCTGGGGCAGCTATCTCGACAGGGTAGGAAACAATTGGGAGGATACCAAGGATGATGACCTGAGCAAGTATTCTGAATATAAGAACTATACTCACGATATCCAGGTGATGATGCGATTCATCCGTAATAAGTATAATCTCAACTTCGGTGTGATGATTCAGCCACAGCGCTCCAACTTCATCTACGATTATATGGGCAATCATACGGATACCGTCCGCACAGTCACTAATTTCAGTCCTACGCTCGATTTCCGTTACCGCTTCTCTAAGATGAGCAACCTGCGCATCAACTATCGCGGTACAACCTCGCAGCCAAGCATCTCGCAGTTGCTGAATGTAGTGGATGACAGCGACCCGCTGAACATCTCGAAGGGTAACCCTGGCTTGAAGCCTTCGTTTACGCAGAACTTCCGATTGTTCTACAACAACTTCGTGCAGAATCATAACAAGGGTGTCATGACGTTTGTCAACTTCTCTACCACCCGAAACAGTATCAGCAATAAGGTAGAATATGACGAGAAGACGGGTGGACGCACCACAACCCCAGAGAATATCAATGGCAACTGGAATGTGATGGGAGCCTTCATGTTCAACTGTTCTATCGATAGTGCGGGCGTCTGGAATATCAATACCGGAGCCCATGCCAACTATAACAATTATGTGAGCTATCTGAGTGTTGACCAGAATTCAAGTTCACTGAAGAATACCACCCGAAGCCTTACATGGCGCCAGAATCTCTCTCTGAGCTATCGTAACGACTGGGCTGAATTCTCGCTCGACGGAACGCTGACTTATAACAAGGCAAAGAACAAGCTCCAGCCAACCAGCAACCTCAATACCTGGCAGTTCTCTTATGGACCAAGCATGACGCTTACAGCGCCTTGGGGAACCAGTCTGAACTCAAGCCTCTCTATCAGCAGCCGCCGCGGTTATAGCGACAGCAGCATGAATACGGATGAGTTTGTATGGAATGCGCAGCTCTCTCAGGGTTTCCTGAAGGGCAAGCCTCTTACCATCATGCTACAGTTCTACGATATTCTCCGCCAGCAGAGCACTTTCTCTCGTGCCATTTCTGCTACATCCCGCACGGATACGGAGTATAATGCCATCAACAGCTATGCGATGCTGCACGTGATTTACCGCCTGAATCTCTTCGGAGGCAAGGATGCCCGTAGGGGTGGACCTGAAGGTCCTGGTGGTCCTGGTGGCCGTCCAAACTTCCATGGCCGTCCTTTCAATGGCGGTTTTGGCGGTGGTCGTCCAGGCGGCAGAATGTTCTAG
- the aroB gene encoding 3-dehydroquinate synthase, translating into MEQRVIISTQLESELVSALSECEHDKLFVLTDTTTLELCMPVLQNFYCMKEAHIITIPATDSHKDIESLMMVWKGLQEGGASRHSCMINLGGGMVTDLGGFAASTFKRGINFINIPTTLLAMVDASVGGKTGINFGGLKNEVGVFNDSKFVILDTEFLKTLDAENICSGYAEMLKHGLISTEAMWEELVSFDLDKPDLKQLQRMVGDSVKVKERIVEQDPHEQGIRKALNLGHTFGHAFESWALKRKPILHGYAVAFGLIPELYLSVAKTGFPTEKMRQTVNFIKEFYGTLDITCDDYDELIELMHHDKKNQNGIINFTMLGGIGDIRINQTATTEEIKEALDFFREG; encoded by the coding sequence ATGGAACAAAGAGTAATCATATCAACCCAACTGGAAAGCGAACTGGTAAGTGCACTTTCTGAGTGTGAGCACGACAAGCTTTTTGTGCTTACAGATACTACGACATTGGAACTATGCATGCCTGTATTGCAGAATTTTTACTGCATGAAGGAAGCCCATATCATCACTATTCCGGCTACCGACAGCCATAAAGACATCGAAAGTCTGATGATGGTATGGAAAGGACTGCAGGAGGGAGGAGCTTCACGCCACTCCTGTATGATTAATCTGGGCGGCGGTATGGTAACCGACCTGGGTGGCTTTGCTGCCAGCACTTTTAAGAGAGGTATCAACTTTATCAATATCCCTACCACCCTGCTGGCTATGGTAGATGCATCGGTAGGTGGAAAGACAGGCATCAACTTCGGCGGACTGAAGAACGAAGTAGGTGTGTTCAACGATTCTAAGTTCGTTATTCTCGATACAGAATTCTTAAAGACGCTCGATGCAGAAAACATCTGTTCGGGCTATGCAGAGATGCTGAAACACGGTCTGATTTCTACAGAAGCAATGTGGGAAGAACTGGTCAGCTTTGACCTCGACAAGCCTGATCTGAAGCAGTTGCAGCGCATGGTAGGCGACAGCGTGAAGGTAAAGGAGCGCATTGTAGAGCAGGATCCTCACGAGCAGGGCATCCGCAAGGCGCTGAACCTGGGCCATACTTTCGGTCATGCGTTTGAGAGCTGGGCATTGAAGCGCAAGCCTATCCTGCATGGTTACGCTGTGGCATTCGGTCTCATCCCTGAACTCTATCTGAGTGTTGCCAAGACCGGATTCCCTACAGAGAAGATGCGCCAGACCGTAAACTTCATCAAGGAATTCTATGGTACACTGGATATTACCTGCGATGATTATGATGAGCTCATCGAACTGATGCATCATGACAAGAAGAACCAGAATGGTATCATCAACTTCACGATGCTGGGCGGCATAGGAGATATCCGTATCAACCAGACAGCTACGACAGAAGAGATCAAGGAAGCACTCGATTTCTTCAGAGAAGGATAA
- a CDS encoding AMP-binding protein, with translation MTLEDFLSEWNNGSDRVLVHTSGSTGKPKPMMVEKKRMLNSARITCDFLGLKPGDSALLCMSLDYIAGKMVVVRSIERHLHLISVCPSGHPLKDVNEEITFAAMVPMQVYNTLQVPEERARLCRIRHLIIGGGAIDEALEQKLKALPGIIAIWSTYGMTETLSHIALRRINGDEASEWYQPFDSVKISQTEEGCLVIDAPQVCAELLITNDIVEIESYIYNKVEKLRFRIKGRKDNVICSGGIKIQIEEVEALLKPYLEKPFMIAKKKDGKFGEIAVLLTEDEDMKKIEATVRRLLSDHKYWIPREFLHVNQLPLTETGKPKRSIFL, from the coding sequence ATGACTTTAGAAGATTTCCTTTCAGAATGGAATAACGGTAGCGACCGGGTGCTGGTGCATACCAGTGGCTCCACGGGAAAGCCCAAGCCGATGATGGTAGAGAAGAAGCGAATGCTCAACTCAGCCCGCATCACTTGTGATTTCCTGGGATTGAAACCTGGTGATAGCGCCCTGCTCTGTATGTCGCTCGATTATATTGCAGGTAAGATGGTGGTGGTGCGGAGTATAGAGCGCCATCTCCATCTTATTTCTGTTTGCCCAAGTGGGCATCCTTTGAAAGATGTAAATGAAGAGATTACTTTCGCTGCGATGGTCCCGATGCAGGTTTATAACACCCTGCAGGTTCCTGAAGAGCGGGCTCGTCTCTGCCGTATCAGGCATCTTATTATCGGTGGCGGAGCCATAGATGAGGCTCTCGAACAGAAACTGAAGGCTCTTCCCGGCATAATTGCCATCTGGAGTACCTACGGAATGACCGAAACGCTCTCGCATATTGCCCTGAGAAGAATTAACGGTGATGAGGCTAGCGAATGGTACCAGCCTTTCGATAGTGTGAAAATCAGTCAGACCGAGGAAGGATGTCTGGTAATAGATGCTCCGCAGGTCTGTGCTGAGCTCCTGATAACGAACGATATAGTGGAAATAGAATCCTATATATATAATAAGGTGGAAAAACTCCGTTTTCGCATCAAAGGCAGAAAAGACAATGTGATTTGCAGCGGAGGCATCAAGATACAGATAGAAGAGGTTGAGGCTCTGTTGAAGCCTTATCTTGAAAAACCTTTCATGATAGCCAAGAAAAAAGACGGGAAGTTTGGAGAGATTGCTGTCCTCTTAACGGAAGATGAGGATATGAAAAAAATAGAGGCGACTGTTCGCCGCCTCTTATCTGATCATAAATATTGGATTCCAAGGGAATTCCTTCATGTAAATCAACTCCCGCTTACCGAAACCGGAAAGCCGAAGCGCTCTATCTTTCTTTAA